The following are encoded in a window of Nitrospira sp. genomic DNA:
- a CDS encoding reverse transcriptase-like protein → MTASDIATSLIPALRGQGFNAVRHPEPTPNGYGHKITLFEQAGPALGTLVIYAGKNGPRYTTNELRNLTPQIQARLAQAWTDSGLLLTNATTPHHSSSVPTPVSPPNTVELWVDGACLQHPDGLKFGWACVIRENENEVYRHSSSQIPAHAADHRNVAAELQAVLHGLEECRRRGYHTITVYYDYTGIEAWATGQWRANTPATQAYAAYTHTYSSTIKWHKVTAHSGVLMNDLVDSLATAAARSAPLVWKTFPTQ, encoded by the coding sequence ATGACCGCATCCGACATTGCCACTTCGCTGATCCCCGCCCTACGCGGACAAGGATTCAACGCCGTCCGTCACCCTGAACCCACACCAAACGGCTACGGACATAAGATCACGCTATTCGAGCAGGCTGGTCCCGCCCTCGGCACTCTCGTCATCTATGCCGGCAAGAACGGCCCTCGCTATACGACTAACGAACTTCGGAACCTCACCCCCCAGATCCAAGCTCGTCTCGCTCAAGCCTGGACGGACAGTGGATTACTTCTCACAAATGCCACGACGCCTCACCATTCCAGCTCAGTTCCTACGCCCGTATCTCCACCCAATACGGTCGAGCTCTGGGTCGATGGCGCCTGCCTGCAACACCCAGACGGTCTCAAATTCGGCTGGGCCTGCGTGATCCGAGAAAATGAGAATGAAGTGTATCGCCACAGCAGTAGTCAGATCCCCGCCCATGCAGCCGACCACAGAAACGTTGCTGCGGAACTACAAGCGGTCCTCCATGGACTCGAAGAATGCCGGCGCCGTGGCTATCACACCATCACCGTCTACTATGACTACACCGGAATCGAAGCATGGGCCACAGGACAATGGCGGGCCAATACACCAGCTACTCAAGCCTATGCCGCATATACCCACACCTATTCGTCAACCATCAAGTGGCACAAAGTGACGGCACATTCCGGCGTCCTCATGAATGACCTCGTAGACTCGTTAGCAACTGCTGCCGCTCGTTCTGCACCACTCGTCTGGAAAACATTTCCAACTCAATGA
- a CDS encoding response regulator codes for MARILIVDDMESIRKILSTALASEGHDITTAANGADALVKILDAPYDIVLTDMEMPVIDGPQLIAELQQIRPATAIVGMTGGLAPDVLELEQRRLGIAALLAKPPDLGHLRATIQNVAPNPALSRSAA; via the coding sequence ATGGCCAGAATCCTCATTGTTGACGACATGGAATCCATCCGGAAAATCCTCAGCACTGCCCTCGCGTCCGAAGGTCACGACATCACCACGGCCGCCAATGGCGCCGACGCCCTGGTGAAGATCCTTGATGCCCCGTACGATATTGTGCTCACTGACATGGAGATGCCCGTCATCGATGGTCCACAACTGATCGCCGAACTCCAGCAGATCCGGCCGGCCACTGCCATCGTCGGCATGACCGGCGGACTCGCTCCGGATGTACTCGAGCTGGAACAACGCCGTCTGGGTATTGCCGCGTTACTCGCCAAGCCCCCAGATCTCGGCCACCTCCGCGCCACAATCCAAAATGTTGCCCCCAACCCCGCTCTGTCACGCTCGGCGGCGTAA
- a CDS encoding DUF1273 family protein gives MPTLRLAITGHRPQKLGGFNPNNPILQRIADHLTRTLTALKSRGLDVLGLTGMALGVDQAFAEACLTTQTPFVAYIPFPGQASRWPKQSQTRYEELLRLAMDRLIVCHTAKTDAEVREALMARNSRLVTDAHAAIAVWDGSAGGTADVARWIDHLAHHHAGQLIAP, from the coding sequence ATGCCCACGCTCAGATTGGCCATTACTGGCCATCGCCCACAGAAACTCGGCGGATTCAATCCCAACAATCCCATTCTTCAACGCATCGCCGACCATTTAACCCGTACGCTCACAGCCCTCAAATCCCGCGGATTAGACGTCCTCGGCCTGACCGGAATGGCTCTTGGTGTCGATCAAGCCTTCGCCGAGGCCTGTCTCACCACTCAGACTCCCTTTGTGGCCTATATTCCGTTTCCCGGCCAGGCCAGCCGATGGCCGAAACAGAGCCAAACCCGCTATGAGGAACTCCTCCGCCTCGCGATGGACCGCCTGATCGTCTGTCACACAGCCAAAACCGACGCGGAAGTTCGAGAAGCCCTGATGGCCCGGAACAGTCGGCTGGTCACTGATGCTCATGCTGCGATCGCAGTATGGGATGGTTCGGCCGGCGGGACGGCCGACGTCGCTCGCTGGATCGACCACCTTGCCCATCACCACGCCGGCCAATTGATCGCCCCCTGA
- a CDS encoding metal-dependent hydrolase, with amino-acid sequence MSGRTHAMVPAGLSALLFQGDPLLTLTAALAGLAPDIDEPWSVIGQRFWFLSWWIKYLVGHRTLSHSLMLIPLAGVVGLVCEMAPMMIVAILVGVGTHVVLDGLSGGVFLWWPSKVRWVLGRYPVYGRLDQLLMGLGLVCAVAGILMRIQTEVAGMRLPG; translated from the coding sequence ATGTCAGGCCGTACCCATGCCATGGTGCCAGCGGGTCTGTCCGCCCTCCTCTTCCAGGGCGATCCCCTTCTGACTCTCACGGCTGCATTGGCTGGATTAGCGCCGGATATTGATGAACCTTGGTCAGTGATCGGACAACGGTTCTGGTTTCTGTCGTGGTGGATTAAGTACCTCGTGGGACATCGGACGCTCAGTCACTCATTGATGTTAATTCCCCTGGCTGGGGTGGTTGGGTTAGTCTGTGAGATGGCACCGATGATGATTGTGGCAATCTTGGTGGGGGTTGGCACGCATGTGGTGTTAGATGGATTAAGTGGGGGAGTGTTCTTGTGGTGGCCGTCGAAAGTCCGATGGGTGTTGGGTCGATATCCGGTCTATGGACGGTTAGACCAGCTCCTGATGGGACTGGGATTGGTCTGTGCGGTGGCGGGAATCCTGATGCGGATTCAGACGGAAGTGGCAGGTATGCGGTTGCCTGGGTAA
- a CDS encoding transglycosylase SLT domain-containing protein, whose product MRLPLVWLLTCYFIIWGLSPSSAATQDPLTLSTTPTAWTHCLHQHAQELDLHPALLRALIYAESRNHPFAIGWTDETGSRHSQFPPTEQAAHRLMQTLKQRGQQFDAGLGQISSTNHGTIADILGIQPEQLFEPCRNLTAASHILHEQILRHGKTWQALAGYNGSVGSTKYIAIVHGHLCRQTPDLCRNSSLLWSLPSPDTPLLSATAFEASIYENTSDDAGPDLSFADLTPSRIPHRAATLSNPDPINDIVHIGHTLPSPSTMMTLGVQILLPLLFLISLLIVCTYVIRTILWSYQLVRDSVRALHRPSPLALRRTSSDYERGRSPLSVHRSQHQDESLQRPAARVA is encoded by the coding sequence ATGCGTCTGCCTCTTGTCTGGCTCCTGACCTGTTACTTCATAATCTGGGGCCTCTCTCCAAGCTCCGCTGCCACGCAGGACCCCTTAACCCTCTCAACCACACCTACAGCCTGGACGCATTGTCTCCACCAGCACGCTCAAGAACTGGATCTTCACCCGGCACTTCTCCGCGCCCTCATCTATGCAGAGAGTCGCAATCACCCGTTCGCGATCGGATGGACCGATGAGACAGGATCCCGGCACAGTCAATTTCCACCGACTGAACAAGCTGCACATCGGCTCATGCAGACCCTGAAACAGCGTGGTCAACAGTTTGATGCAGGTCTTGGGCAAATCTCCTCGACCAATCATGGAACCATTGCTGACATACTCGGCATTCAACCGGAGCAACTCTTCGAACCGTGCCGTAATCTCACCGCGGCCAGCCATATTCTGCATGAACAAATCCTCCGTCATGGAAAAACATGGCAAGCTCTTGCTGGCTATAACGGGTCGGTCGGAAGCACGAAGTATATTGCGATTGTCCATGGACATCTTTGTCGACAAACTCCCGACCTCTGCCGTAATTCAAGCCTTCTGTGGTCTCTGCCCTCGCCTGATACGCCCTTACTGTCTGCCACTGCCTTTGAGGCCTCGATTTACGAGAATACGTCCGATGATGCCGGCCCAGATCTGTCCTTCGCAGACCTGACGCCATCACGCATCCCACATCGAGCAGCCACGCTCTCCAACCCGGACCCGATCAATGACATCGTCCATATCGGACACACACTCCCCAGTCCGTCCACGATGATGACGCTCGGAGTCCAGATCCTCCTCCCCTTGCTGTTCCTGATCTCGCTCCTCATCGTATGCACGTATGTCATTCGCACGATACTCTGGTCCTATCAGCTCGTTCGTGACAGTGTCCGGGCCCTCCACCGTCCATCTCCGCTTGCCCTTCGTCGAACATCGTCGGACTACGAACGAGGACGATCCCCGCTCTCAGTCCACCGATCGCAGCATCAGGACGAATCACTCCAGAGACCCGCTGCGCGGGTAGCCTGA
- a CDS encoding AAA family ATPase has protein sequence MYIAKLAITNLRCFCKTTIEFQPGINVILGENNAGKTALLCALRLVFDRSGRLRPDLPDFHQGIADFTKAPAISVAATLRSSPADTIDDKALVATWLTKLDAPWEAQLTYEFFLPDEEVPAFIAACGVAPDRDQFFRVLEQFIPKYVARIFAGLPENRLVAEPDALAKFDCHTVDAIRDVESELFAGTNPLLRTMLRQVLDHDADEAETLERRRHFRTLTQEARTNLTGRMNLNALFQLVKDTGAADGGTPIMRDAIDEDDFIAALRLHIKRAAFTVPATHNGLGYNNLVYISLLLASLQFETSVPRRGQNAVLFPMLVIEEPEAHLHPSLQYKLLKYIQKRLSPEKTSRQVFLTTHSTHITAAAGLESIICLSLSEADGGVHVAYPARVFGESPGGKASRNYVERYLDATKSNMLFAKGIIFVEGIAEQLLVPCLSQCISRPIETHHVAVIAVGGVTFKHFLPLFGAGEDEPLRRYALRRRVACMVDADPARKVKNKDARRQKCWPYALDRDCAGYDYFHVSGVVTNLQTMRNRSPENIKICVGSKTLEYDLALANAQLPLLVTPSCEHEAALRALAETPATVPAPLQSLLAGDGSDTLDALAACPDIATHRFATCYLLCAEDAKGEHALVLERQLRENASKPEADRKPFACPDYIKDAIHWTCVFDTPETPHA, from the coding sequence ATGTATATCGCCAAACTCGCCATCACCAATCTCCGCTGCTTCTGCAAAACGACGATCGAATTCCAACCGGGGATCAACGTGATCCTTGGGGAGAACAATGCGGGCAAGACAGCCCTTCTATGTGCTCTTCGGCTCGTGTTTGACCGCTCCGGCCGACTGCGTCCCGATCTCCCCGATTTCCACCAGGGCATCGCCGACTTCACGAAAGCCCCCGCGATCTCCGTCGCCGCAACCCTACGATCGTCACCGGCCGATACCATCGACGACAAAGCTCTCGTAGCAACCTGGCTCACCAAGTTGGACGCCCCCTGGGAAGCGCAGCTCACCTACGAGTTCTTCCTCCCAGACGAAGAGGTTCCGGCGTTTATCGCGGCGTGCGGGGTGGCACCCGACCGCGACCAATTCTTCCGCGTCCTGGAGCAGTTCATCCCCAAGTACGTCGCCCGCATCTTCGCTGGGCTTCCGGAGAACCGGCTCGTCGCCGAGCCCGACGCCCTGGCGAAATTCGACTGCCACACCGTCGATGCGATCCGTGACGTCGAATCCGAACTGTTCGCAGGCACGAATCCCTTGCTGCGCACGATGCTGCGACAGGTGCTCGACCATGATGCCGACGAAGCCGAGACTCTCGAACGTCGTCGCCATTTCCGCACCCTGACGCAGGAAGCCCGTACCAACCTCACGGGGCGCATGAATCTGAACGCATTGTTCCAACTCGTCAAGGACACGGGAGCGGCTGACGGCGGAACCCCCATCATGCGCGACGCCATCGACGAAGACGACTTCATTGCCGCTCTTCGTCTCCACATCAAACGTGCAGCGTTCACGGTCCCCGCTACCCACAACGGGCTCGGATACAATAACCTAGTGTACATCTCCCTGCTCTTGGCCAGTTTGCAGTTCGAAACGTCGGTGCCCCGGCGGGGCCAGAATGCGGTCCTCTTCCCCATGCTCGTCATCGAGGAGCCGGAAGCGCACCTCCATCCGTCGCTCCAGTACAAGCTACTCAAGTACATCCAGAAGCGGCTCTCCCCTGAGAAGACCAGTCGGCAGGTATTCCTTACGACCCATTCGACGCACATCACGGCTGCCGCGGGGCTTGAATCCATCATCTGCCTCAGCCTCTCCGAAGCCGATGGGGGCGTCCACGTCGCCTATCCCGCCCGCGTCTTCGGCGAGAGTCCCGGAGGCAAAGCGTCCCGCAACTACGTTGAACGGTACCTGGATGCGACAAAATCCAACATGCTGTTCGCGAAGGGCATCATCTTCGTGGAAGGGATCGCGGAACAACTGCTCGTTCCCTGTCTTTCCCAATGTATCAGCCGTCCCATAGAAACCCACCATGTCGCGGTTATTGCTGTAGGAGGCGTGACCTTCAAGCACTTTCTGCCGCTCTTCGGCGCGGGGGAAGACGAACCTCTCCGTCGCTATGCGCTGCGTCGCCGCGTTGCGTGCATGGTGGACGCCGATCCGGCTCGCAAGGTCAAGAACAAGGACGCGCGGCGTCAGAAATGCTGGCCGTACGCTCTGGACCGAGACTGCGCCGGCTACGACTACTTCCACGTGTCCGGCGTCGTCACGAATTTACAGACCATGCGAAACCGATCGCCTGAGAATATCAAGATCTGCGTCGGCAGCAAGACGCTGGAGTACGACTTGGCCTTGGCGAACGCACAACTCCCCCTCCTCGTCACACCGTCTTGCGAGCATGAGGCGGCTCTTCGCGCCCTGGCGGAGACTCCGGCAACGGTGCCGGCCCCCCTCCAATCCCTGCTCGCCGGGGACGGATCCGATACCCTTGATGCGCTGGCGGCTTGTCCAGACATAGCGACGCATCGGTTCGCGACCTGCTACCTGCTCTGTGCCGAGGATGCCAAGGGGGAACATGCCCTTGTGCTGGAACGGCAACTCCGCGAGAACGCCTCGAAGCCGGAAGCAGACCGCAAGCCGTTCGCGTGTCCGGATTACATCAAAGACGCCATTCACTGGACCTGTGTGTTCGATACGCCGGAGACTCCCCATGCCTGA
- a CDS encoding macro domain-containing protein, whose amino-acid sequence MTLVHEITGDLWTFHTQGEWIAITTNGVIKANGEAVMGAGLAKAAAQRYPDLPRVLGQALRHSGNHPYAFLSTRIITFPTKRHWQHPADLELIIASMKSVAHLIEQHNMSRVYLPRVGCGLGQLSWRDVRTAIAPYVTSRCVFVTSLLETP is encoded by the coding sequence ATGACACTGGTGCACGAGATCACCGGCGACCTCTGGACGTTCCACACGCAAGGTGAATGGATCGCTATCACCACAAACGGGGTCATCAAAGCTAACGGGGAAGCCGTCATGGGTGCCGGCCTTGCCAAAGCCGCTGCCCAACGGTACCCGGATCTTCCACGCGTTCTTGGCCAAGCGCTCCGTCACTCCGGCAACCACCCATATGCCTTTCTCTCCACACGCATCATTACCTTTCCCACCAAACGCCACTGGCAACATCCAGCCGATCTCGAACTCATCATCGCCAGCATGAAGTCGGTCGCCCACCTGATCGAGCAACACAACATGTCACGGGTGTACCTCCCACGGGTCGGTTGTGGCCTGGGGCAACTGTCCTGGCGGGATGTCCGCACGGCGATCGCTCCGTACGTCACATCACGCTGTGTCTTTGTGACCTCACTCTTGGAGACACCATGA
- a CDS encoding AAA family ATPase: protein MPETFQRGVSVPASLHDLIHSLRNAIRDELHCRQSTNQGRPLSVPLLDGRVQGRYGRHQRVTFRTTTFPLSGALDDTQGELIIDGQPHPCVILGLSVDQLTLSLIADLQPEIPQARLTIDRIRLLLALDKRLAAIQAHPQDYLTELALKCFTPSSRPTPLADRLDIAPDPSLNPEQFTALVRALTHDFLYLWGPPGTGKTQVIGAVTRLAMERGDRVLICSNTNTAVDEALEAVLRSTPTTSPGQIVRYGLAADDAPAPLHAVTMEHLAAQETAALAHTLAQLQQQAAPIQEETARLESLRQLHDDLTASEEHAQTLHAQLAALQHDITTLRQTQDDSHAAVTRYTDELHQYWTASRWRRLFLRRQSTIQADLFDAQLIESDCAEDLLQLTAQLDTLQQRITDTLEAKRFLAQRLTSQLGTRSIADLPQLLASHQAQAIRLHQDITELQHQIATVERRILQHCTVLATTITRTYTAPVLEHERFDLVIIDEGSTATPPALFASLCLARRQVLIVGDFFQLSPIAESQTLTAKQWLATDIYGLTGIKNDNDPRVAALTTQYRMHPDIATLAAKLYQRAGLSYRTDRHIRTARQTIVEQSPAPGKALVFVDTSDAQPWVDKDHKGSPSNHYHATVAVALAQQALRLPSSTQPTVSIIAPYRNQVRQLQDLISQADLSDRVHVGTIHSVQGQQSDIVIFDTTVTGNLTKTMLGRCESDRSPSKLINVAFTRAKSKLIIIGHRPSITTLSNHPDSLLWEALQTTDLQGGVMLSHGILHPVPVASGWSTPPEPRPTPITPGPVRSRGNRLYLIRRNPGSA from the coding sequence ATGCCGGAGACATTCCAGCGTGGGGTGTCCGTTCCCGCATCCTTGCACGACCTGATTCACTCACTCCGTAACGCCATTCGCGATGAACTCCACTGCCGACAAAGTACCAACCAAGGACGCCCCCTGAGCGTCCCTCTCCTCGACGGCCGGGTCCAAGGCCGATACGGCCGGCACCAACGCGTGACTTTCCGAACCACCACGTTTCCCCTCAGTGGCGCCTTGGATGACACCCAAGGCGAACTGATTATCGACGGGCAACCCCATCCCTGCGTGATCCTCGGCCTGTCGGTCGATCAACTCACCTTATCCTTGATCGCTGATCTTCAACCGGAGATTCCTCAAGCCCGACTCACTATCGATCGCATTCGTCTGTTGCTGGCTCTCGATAAGCGACTGGCAGCCATTCAAGCCCACCCACAGGACTATCTCACCGAACTCGCCTTGAAGTGTTTTACCCCGTCCTCGCGCCCCACCCCCCTGGCCGATCGACTCGATATTGCCCCAGACCCATCCCTCAACCCGGAACAATTCACCGCCCTGGTCCGCGCGCTCACACATGACTTTCTCTATCTCTGGGGACCTCCCGGGACAGGGAAAACCCAGGTGATCGGCGCTGTCACACGCCTGGCCATGGAGCGTGGCGACCGCGTCTTGATTTGTTCCAACACCAATACCGCCGTAGACGAAGCTCTTGAGGCCGTGCTCCGAAGCACGCCCACAACGTCACCAGGTCAAATTGTCCGCTATGGACTGGCCGCCGACGATGCCCCTGCGCCATTACATGCCGTCACGATGGAACACCTCGCGGCTCAGGAGACCGCCGCATTGGCGCACACCTTGGCTCAGCTCCAACAACAGGCTGCCCCGATTCAAGAAGAAACAGCACGACTCGAATCCCTCCGACAGCTCCATGACGACCTTACCGCATCCGAAGAACATGCTCAGACTCTTCACGCCCAACTCGCGGCACTCCAGCATGACATCACCACCCTCCGCCAGACACAGGACGACAGTCACGCCGCGGTTACACGATATACCGACGAACTCCACCAATATTGGACTGCCTCCCGGTGGCGACGGCTCTTTCTCCGACGTCAAAGCACCATTCAAGCCGATCTCTTTGATGCCCAACTCATCGAATCCGACTGTGCCGAAGATCTCCTCCAATTGACGGCCCAATTGGACACCCTCCAACAACGCATCACCGACACCCTCGAAGCCAAACGATTCCTTGCCCAACGCTTGACGTCCCAACTCGGTACCCGTTCCATCGCCGATCTGCCTCAGTTACTGGCCTCCCACCAAGCTCAGGCCATCCGCCTCCATCAGGACATCACCGAACTCCAACATCAAATCGCCACCGTCGAGCGAAGAATCCTCCAACACTGTACGGTGCTTGCCACCACGATCACGCGCACCTACACCGCCCCAGTCCTTGAACACGAACGGTTTGATCTCGTCATCATCGACGAGGGCTCAACGGCCACGCCCCCAGCCCTCTTTGCCTCGCTCTGCCTCGCCCGCCGGCAAGTGTTGATCGTCGGCGATTTCTTTCAACTGTCCCCGATCGCAGAATCTCAGACCCTCACTGCCAAACAATGGCTGGCCACCGACATCTACGGCTTGACAGGCATCAAGAACGACAACGACCCACGAGTCGCCGCGTTAACCACGCAATATCGGATGCACCCCGACATCGCCACCCTGGCTGCCAAGCTGTATCAACGGGCCGGGCTGTCTTATCGCACTGATCGTCACATTCGTACCGCCCGGCAAACGATCGTCGAGCAATCCCCGGCGCCGGGAAAAGCCTTAGTCTTCGTCGATACCAGTGATGCGCAACCCTGGGTCGATAAGGACCATAAAGGATCGCCTTCCAACCACTACCATGCCACCGTGGCCGTAGCCCTGGCGCAGCAAGCCCTCCGTCTTCCATCCAGTACACAGCCGACGGTCAGCATCATTGCCCCGTACCGCAACCAGGTCCGACAGCTTCAGGATCTCATCAGTCAAGCCGACCTCAGCGATCGTGTACACGTCGGCACGATTCACAGTGTACAAGGGCAACAGAGTGACATCGTGATCTTTGATACCACCGTCACAGGGAATCTGACGAAAACCATGCTCGGCCGGTGTGAATCGGACCGTTCTCCCTCCAAACTCATCAACGTCGCGTTCACCCGTGCCAAAAGCAAACTCATCATCATTGGCCATCGGCCCTCCATCACCACACTGAGCAACCACCCCGATAGTTTGCTGTGGGAAGCCTTACAGACCACCGACCTCCAAGGGGGCGTCATGTTGTCACACGGTATTCTGCACCCTGTTCCCGTCGCCTCAGGATGGTCTACCCCACCGGAGCCACGGCCAACGCCCATCACGCCAGGACCTGTCCGCTCACGCGGAAACCGCCTCTACCTCATCCGGCGTAATCCGGGATCCGCGTAA
- a CDS encoding single-stranded DNA-binding protein: MSEESSSNPQSSSKPWNDKNQFVCRARIGNKPEIRSTRKKPVVSCTLYIKSEYDDDKGKRVTKTTRVPLTMFGDKAMTFANEVNKGDYVEVEGRLQENAWESTEGQKRTRLELIASKYQVVQRKGEQRQAA; this comes from the coding sequence ATGTCAGAAGAATCATCCAGCAACCCGCAGTCCAGCTCGAAACCCTGGAACGACAAGAACCAGTTTGTGTGCCGGGCCAGAATCGGGAACAAGCCCGAGATACGGAGCACACGAAAGAAGCCCGTGGTCAGCTGCACGTTGTACATCAAGAGTGAGTACGACGATGACAAGGGCAAACGCGTCACCAAGACGACTCGTGTCCCGCTCACGATGTTCGGAGACAAGGCGATGACGTTCGCCAATGAAGTCAACAAGGGTGATTACGTCGAAGTTGAAGGCCGGCTCCAGGAGAATGCCTGGGAAAGCACCGAAGGTCAGAAACGGACCCGCTTGGAGCTGATCGCGTCCAAGTATCAGGTGGTTCAGCGGAAGGGCGAACAACGCCAGGCCGCGTAA
- a CDS encoding ParM/StbA family protein, whose amino-acid sequence MGVKKSSRRREPRSTDGSSKPRGPVVGIDLGYGFTKIVREDGQRLMFPSVAAAVAPTIMMQLHPMQDSDEVLVDDIRYIVGERAIGHAERFSNLHNMWWTLPHYRALIAQAKKFIPDGACIVTGLPLDKYMAQQGMGHVAQTIKSGLRAQHVTVIPQGVGAYFSEPTLEHPRNKVALVDIGTWTTEFVAMTGQDLISQASVGIRLGINDIFATVATELQAKLSRPVDPHEVERAHRGEEELRTQGRPVAHDYITDRVTQLAKESAGQVLAKMTDLWGPHAAAYEAVILCGGGAKLLYPFLKGFREGILVVSDAQFANARGYLNVGLRIYGPPPQLAYVDHVPAKPALDPDEAMV is encoded by the coding sequence ATGGGAGTGAAAAAATCGTCACGACGTCGGGAGCCACGATCCACGGACGGCTCCTCGAAACCACGGGGCCCGGTCGTCGGGATTGACCTCGGGTACGGATTTACCAAAATCGTGCGGGAGGATGGCCAACGGTTGATGTTCCCCTCGGTGGCAGCCGCCGTGGCCCCCACCATCATGATGCAACTCCATCCGATGCAAGACAGCGATGAAGTGCTGGTGGACGACATCCGGTATATCGTCGGCGAACGGGCGATCGGGCACGCCGAACGGTTCTCCAACCTGCACAATATGTGGTGGACGCTCCCCCACTATCGGGCCCTCATCGCGCAGGCCAAGAAATTCATCCCGGACGGCGCCTGCATCGTGACCGGCTTGCCGTTGGATAAATACATGGCCCAACAAGGCATGGGGCATGTCGCGCAGACGATTAAGAGCGGGCTCCGCGCGCAGCATGTGACGGTGATCCCACAAGGCGTCGGCGCCTACTTTAGCGAACCGACGTTGGAGCACCCACGCAATAAGGTCGCGCTCGTCGATATCGGCACGTGGACCACGGAATTCGTGGCCATGACCGGCCAGGATCTCATCAGCCAAGCCTCGGTCGGCATCCGGCTCGGCATCAACGACATCTTTGCCACCGTGGCGACCGAACTGCAGGCGAAACTCAGCCGCCCCGTCGATCCACACGAAGTTGAGCGGGCCCATCGCGGCGAAGAGGAATTACGCACCCAAGGCCGACCCGTCGCGCACGATTACATCACCGATCGCGTTACCCAGCTCGCTAAGGAGTCCGCCGGCCAGGTCCTGGCGAAAATGACCGACTTGTGGGGGCCACATGCCGCCGCCTATGAAGCGGTGATCCTCTGTGGGGGTGGCGCGAAACTCCTCTACCCCTTTCTCAAGGGGTTCCGAGAAGGCATCCTCGTCGTCTCCGATGCCCAATTTGCCAATGCGCGCGGCTATCTCAATGTGGGACTGCGAATCTACGGGCCCCCGCCCCAACTCGCCTACGTAGACCACGTGCCTGCAAAGCCGGCGCTCGATCCGGATGAAGCCATGGTCTAA